A region from the Spirochaeta thermophila DSM 6192 genome encodes:
- a CDS encoding DNA-directed RNA polymerase subunit alpha — protein MARKNLLKGFVLPTSITVEHLDTNAHYGKFAAYPFERGYGVTIGNTLRRILLSSIQGYAISAVRITWYDDQGTAHVLSSEYEQIPGVVEDTLELFANLKLLRVQLPDEMEQKTVMVEFKGPKEVTGADFEVDQLEVMNKDFRVMTLMEDAHFEMEMQVDLGRGYVPAEVQKNYIEVVGTIPLDALYSPIQRVRFDVENTRVGHRSDYDKLILEVWTDGSISPEDALGEAAKLAKEHFTVFINFDEDAISHVRQLDHEEEQIRRLLETPIEELELSVRSSNCLKNANIRTIGDLVSKSEEELSKTRNFGKKSLLEIKEKLKEWNLSLGMRDPSAYKAALERVRLPESQESESTTEEEENDETQD, from the coding sequence ATGGCACGTAAGAACCTCCTTAAGGGATTTGTGCTACCCACGAGTATCACGGTGGAGCATCTCGATACGAACGCCCATTACGGCAAGTTCGCCGCGTATCCTTTCGAGAGGGGTTACGGTGTGACCATCGGGAACACACTCCGGCGGATACTCCTCTCATCGATACAGGGATATGCGATCTCCGCGGTACGTATCACGTGGTACGACGACCAGGGCACGGCCCACGTGCTCTCGAGCGAGTACGAGCAGATTCCGGGTGTGGTGGAGGATACCCTGGAGTTGTTCGCCAACCTGAAGCTTCTGAGGGTCCAGTTGCCTGACGAGATGGAGCAGAAGACGGTGATGGTGGAGTTCAAGGGGCCGAAGGAGGTGACCGGGGCGGACTTCGAGGTGGATCAGCTCGAGGTGATGAACAAGGACTTCAGGGTGATGACCCTCATGGAGGATGCGCACTTCGAGATGGAGATGCAGGTGGATCTCGGACGTGGGTACGTACCGGCCGAGGTCCAGAAGAACTATATCGAGGTCGTGGGGACGATCCCGCTCGATGCGCTCTACTCGCCGATCCAGCGTGTGCGTTTCGATGTGGAGAACACGCGTGTGGGCCACAGGTCGGATTACGACAAGCTCATTCTGGAGGTCTGGACGGACGGCTCCATCTCACCGGAGGATGCGCTGGGCGAAGCGGCGAAGCTGGCGAAGGAGCACTTCACGGTCTTCATCAACTTCGATGAGGATGCGATCTCCCACGTGCGTCAGCTCGATCACGAGGAGGAACAGATCCGGAGGCTCCTGGAGACCCCGATCGAGGAGCTCGAGCTCTCGGTGAGGTCGAGCAATTGTCTCAAGAATGCGAATATCCGGACGATCGGAGATCTGGTCTCCAAGAGTGAGGAGGAGCTCTCCAAGACGCGCAACTTCGGGAAGAAGTCCCTTCTCGAGATAAAGGAGAAGCTCAAGGAGTGGAACCTCTCCCTTGGTATGAGGGACCCCTCTGCATACAAGGCGGCCCTTGAGCGGGTGCGGCTGCCCGAGAGTCAGGAGAGCGAGTCGACTACAGAGGAAGAGGAGAACGATGAAACACAGGATTAG
- the rpsD gene encoding 30S ribosomal protein S4 — protein sequence MGRYIGPQCRLCRAEGRKLFLKGERCYTPKCAMAKNRPKPGKAQYARMRKPSNYAIQLREKQKLKRLYNMSEAQFRRFFHMAEKMPGKTGDNLIILLERRLDNIVYRMHFASSRKQARQIVGHGHVLVNGRKVNIPSYLVREGDRVEIREKSKKLLVFKESLKEYTRSGVMSWLEVDPDNLVGTVKMIPMRSDITDLADIKENLIVELYSK from the coding sequence ATGGGACGCTACATCGGACCACAGTGCAGATTGTGCAGGGCTGAAGGACGTAAGCTCTTCCTCAAGGGAGAGCGATGCTATACACCGAAGTGTGCGATGGCGAAGAACCGGCCCAAACCGGGGAAGGCACAGTATGCCCGCATGAGGAAACCATCCAACTATGCGATTCAGCTCCGGGAGAAGCAGAAGCTCAAGAGGCTCTACAACATGAGCGAGGCCCAGTTCCGGCGGTTCTTCCACATGGCCGAGAAGATGCCGGGGAAGACCGGTGACAACCTCATCATCCTCCTGGAGCGGAGGCTCGACAACATCGTGTACCGGATGCACTTCGCCTCCTCGAGGAAACAGGCCCGGCAGATCGTGGGCCACGGGCACGTGCTGGTGAACGGGAGGAAGGTGAACATCCCCTCGTACCTCGTCCGCGAAGGTGACAGGGTGGAGATCCGAGAGAAGAGCAAGAAGCTTCTCGTTTTCAAGGAGAGCCTCAAGGAGTACACGCGGTCGGGAGTGATGTCCTGGCTTGAGGTGGATCCCGACAATCTTGTGGGTACCGTGAAGATGATCCCGATGAGAAGCGATATCACCGACCTTGCCGATATCAAGGAGAACCTCATCGTCGAGTTGTATTCTAAGTAA
- the rplQ gene encoding 50S ribosomal protein L17 — translation MKHRISFNRLGRKSSHRKALIRNMVTSLFRHERIRTTEVKAKEVRRYAERLITRAKVDSVHNRRMVARFVQDKAVLAKLFTDIAPRFVSRPGGYTRVLKLGERRGDAASMVILELVERKVEAKPEKKKREEKKAESGSKEEETAAQE, via the coding sequence ATGAAACACAGGATTAGCTTCAACAGGCTTGGTCGTAAGTCGTCTCACAGGAAGGCCCTTATACGGAACATGGTGACTTCCCTCTTCCGCCACGAGCGGATCAGGACCACCGAGGTGAAGGCCAAGGAGGTGAGGCGGTATGCCGAACGGCTCATCACCAGAGCCAAGGTGGATTCGGTGCACAACAGGCGGATGGTGGCGCGCTTCGTACAGGACAAGGCGGTGCTTGCCAAGTTGTTCACGGATATCGCCCCGCGCTTCGTCTCCCGGCCCGGAGGGTATACCCGGGTCTTGAAGCTCGGAGAGCGGAGGGGAGATGCCGCCAGTATGGTGATCCTCGAGCTGGTGGAGCGGAAGGTCGAGGCGAAGCCCGAGAAGAAGAAGCGTGAGGAAAAGAAGGCCGAGTCGGGCTCCAAGGAAGAGGAAACTGCTGCTCAGGAATAG